The Phormidium sp. PBR-2020 DNA segment GCGATCGCCCAAAGCCAACAACTCACCACCCGCCATTGGCAACAACAGGGGCAAGACCTCCGCGATCGCGCCTATACTCAACTGGTGAGTCAGGCCTTAGACAATGACAACCTCCCCCAAGCCCAACAGTGGTTTGAGCAGATCCAAGATACTCGCCAACGCAGTCGCCTCGAACATCGCCTCGACAGTTTACGCGATCGCCTCGAACACGAAGCCAACCGCCAACGCCTGGAAAACGCGCGAACTGCCCTCTATAAAGGGGATTTCCAAACCGCACAAGAGCAATTCAACCAACTCGGGGGCGGCCTCAACCGACTCCAAACCCTCGGCGACGATCGCCCAGAAGTCCTCCTGCAAACTCTCTCCAACTATCGCCAATTCCAAAGCTGGCTCATCGCCGGCGAGTGGCAACGAGCCGACACCTGGACTCGCCAACAACTGCAACGATTTGCCAATCGGCGAGCCACCTGTGACGATGTGCGACTCTTAGACCAACTCTGGAACCGACATAGTTCAGGGGAACAGGGATTGCAACAGCAACTCAAGTACAAACAAGAGCAAGGGATTCTCGGCGAGACTGGCCTCAGCCTCAGCCAACGCCAGACCTTAAATCAGATGTATCCCCAATGGATTAACATCAGTCCAACCGATGCTCAACTCGACCATCGCCTCCAGGCCTGTTTTGACTCCTGAGCCAGTTCACCCCTAGGCGTTCATGTCAGCACAAATCGCGGCCCCAATCAATCCCACCTTGGGTTCTAGGACCACCTCAACGGGAATCTCTTTTAACAGAGGACTCACCCGTCCCTTATCCAGATAGGCTCTCATAAACGTCTCATTGCGATGTAGCAGGGGCAGAATTTTCGCCGCAATCCCTCCCGCAATATAGAGACCGCGATAGGGTAACAGTTTTAAGGCCAAGTTCCCCGCCTCGGCTCCATAGGCGGAGACGAACATCTCCATGGTTTTCTGAGAAATCTCATCCGACTCCTCCAGAGCCGCCTCAGAAATCGCCGCCGCCGGAGTCTCCGCCGCCAACATCTGTCGACAATTGGCATGGTCCGCAAAATGGCGATCGCAGAGAAACTCATAAATCGAGACAATCCCCTGGCCCGACACCACCCGTTCCACGGAGACCCGCCCTAACCCCTGACTAGACTTGAGATAGTCCAGGAGTTCAAATTCCAGGGCTGTCCGGGGAGCAAAATCGCTATGTCCGCCCTCTGTCGCGCCCACATAGGTCTGAGTTCCGCAAGAAATGAGAAAACACTCCCCTAGCCCCGTTCCTGCCCCTAGAACCGCCAAAGGAGCATCTATTCGTTGTTTCTGAGCCGGGTTCACTTCCTGAAGCCGATGTAAATCTGCCTCCTCCAATCCCAGAACCCCGTAACCAATCGCAGCGAAGTCGTTAATCAGGGTGACGGACTCAATCTCCAGCTCTTGGGCCAGGCGAGTTCCCTCCAAGGACCAAGAGAGGTTCGTCAGTTGCGAGCTGTTGTTAACCACGGGTCCGGCGATTCCGAAACAGGCCCGTTGAACTGGGCCGGAATACTCGGCCTCCTTCAAGAACCCGGCGGCAATGGGGACTAAATCGGGATAGTCTTGACTGGGGTAGGTTTGTTCATGGAGAACGTTCAACCGGGGATGGTTTAGATGCGCAGTCACCTCAACCAATCGCAAAATCGTTTTCGTGCCGCCAATATCACCGGCTAGGACAATGCTCATATAAACTTAACTCTAGACCTGATTCGATGGGGTTTGCCTTTTTAATTTAAGTGCATTTCGCTTTAGTTGAGGCGTATCTGGGTTTCCGTTTCACTCAAGTGGCTTGTATCTCCCTTGAGTTCGAGACGCCAATCCCCCCCATCTCGGGTTAATTTTACCAGACAGCAACAAGCGGTCTCCATGTCGACCGGATGACCCAGTAAGCCTTGCGTCATCCCCAACACCGTCGCGCCATGGCCGAGGAAAAGCAAGTCGCCGCTGGTTTGACGGGCCAGCTCACGGGCCGTTTCTCCCGAGCGTCGCCAACAGTCTTCCTGGCTAACTTCAGGATACTGGGGTTGCGATCGCGATCGATAGCTCAAGTCCAGGCGAGGAAATTCTCCCTGCAATTCTTCAGGAGAGGCAATTTCTGGCATTTCCGTCATCCAGTCGGGATTGAGCCATTCGCCAATTCCCCAGTCCAGATAAATCCCCGTTCCTAAACGTTCGGCCACCGCATTAGCCGTGGTGACACAACGACGAAAGGGAGAGCTAACAATCGTCAACCTCGACGAACCCTGGTCATACTCCCGTTCCAATCGTTGAGCTAATTCTTGAGCTTGTTGTAATCCCTGTTCAGACAGAGGAGGGTCATAGCGTCGGGGAGCGGTTTCAAACCACTCGGGATATTGGAAATCATAACGATGACCATGTCGTGCAATCCAGATGGTCTGTGCAGTCTGATTGTTTAAAGAGCTGTTGGAGGTCATGGCGACAATAAATCAAGGGTCAGAGTGCTTTAAAATAGAAGAACTTGTCATCCGGGTTATCAACTTATAAAATTCCCGCTCCCTCGTGAATCGCAACCGAAGCGTTTGAGTCCGGGGGTGGGGGAAGGATGGCCATGACCGCTTATACAACTGATGCGTTCCGAGAGAGTTCCGTTAAACAAAAGCTATGGCTAAACGACGAAAAAAAACCTTTCCCTGCGGACATAAAGGGTATGGCAAAACCTGTCATCGCTGCGCCCAAGAACGGCGAGAACAGGAAAAGCAGTTACAGGCATTTCATAAGAAAAAAGCGGAGAAAGAAGCCTGGGAAGCCAGCTTTGAGCAGGATGATATTGATTTGCGATCGCTCCCTCAATATGTGGTCGTCAAAGCCAGAGATATTATATCCGGCTTAGCCGAACACCAAAGTTATCGCGACTTTAATGGCAAGCGAATGAGACACGATCGCCAAATTATTAGTATACCCATTACTCGCAACTATCGCATGATTTGCCGCGATGATGGAGATTGGGTAATCCCGCAGTCGGTGTTGTCCCATGAAGACTATAACGTCAAAAAACCGGGGGCGTAGGGGTTATAATTCCCCACAGATACGTTCAAAGGCCGCTGCTGGATTCTCGGCTAAGGTAATGGGACGACCAATCACCAAATAGCTCGCTCCTGCATCAAGGGCCTGTTTGGGAGTCATCACCCGTTGTTGGTCGCCAGAAGCCGCCCAGGAGGGACGAACACCGGGACAAATGAGCAGGAAGTCCGGACCACAGATTTGTCGCAGTTGCTGAGCCTCCTGGGGGGAGCAGACGGCTCCCGCCAACCCAGACTCCTGAGCCAATAGGGCCATTTTCAGGGCATATTCGGGGAGTTCGATGGGAACCTGAAGGTCAAACGCCAATTCTCGGGCGTTGAGGCTGGTTAACAGGGTGACGGCGATGGCGTTAGCCAGGGGTTGATGAGCTGCCTCGGCCCCGTCCCGCAACGCCTGTTGAGCGGCTTGCAGGGCCGGCCGTCCAGCGGTGGCATGTACGGTCAACAAATCCACCCCATAGCGGGCCGCCGAACGACAGGCTCCCGCCATAGTGTTGGGGATATCGTGAAGTTTCAAGTCCAGAAAAATCCGTTTCCCTCGTGTTTTCAGAAGCTCAAGGATTGGGGGGCCTTCACTGATAAAGAGTTCGAGTCCCACTTTCCAGAATTGTACATCAGGAAGCCGGTCTAGTTGGGCGATCGCCCGCTCCAAGTCCGGGACATCTAGGGGAACAATAATACGTTCAGCAGCGGTCATAATTCAGGTCATCATAAAAAGAGAGTTTTCCCAAGCCACTCGTTTTTTCTGGTTTGTCGATGAACGAATGACAAGCTCAACTCTGTATCATAAGGAGTATCATAGCAATCAATCGAGAATCTGGAAAGACGTAAGCCTCAAGTGATGGGACTGCGGATTGGCAAAGTAATCTCAAAAATGGTTTTCTGATTGGGGATTGACTCACATACTAAACTTCCGCCATGTTTTATGACAATCGTTTCATAGCTATTATATAAACCCAATCCCGTCCCTTTGCCAACATCTTTTGTAGTAAAAAAAGGCTCAAAAATACGACTTTTATAGTGAGGCTTGATGCCAATTCCATTATCAGCGATAAGAATCTGAATAATTGACTCGCTAAATCGTTTAGTCTGAATTGTGATTTGTTCAGTAGGGGCATTGTCTTCCTGGGTTTGCCGAGCAATAATTCCCTCGATAGCATTACTTAACAAATTCATAAATACCTGATTGATATAGAGAGCAAAGCATTCAATCTTCGGTAAATTTCCATACTGCTTAACCACCTGAATCGGAGGATAGTCTGTCTCCCCTTGTAAGCGATGTTGCAACACCAGCAGGGTACTGTCTAAGCCTTGGTGAATATCAACAGACTTGAGTTCTGCTTCATCCAAACGGGAGAAATTGCGTAAACTCAAAACAATTTTATGGATGCGTTCTGACCCCAAGCGCATCGAAGTTATTAAGTTCATAAAGTCTTGCGGAATAAACTCAAAGTCAATCTCCTCCTTGAGCTCTAAAATATCTGGGTCATCGGCAGGAAATTTAGACTCGTAAAGGTCGAGTAATTCTAAGATATCCTCAAAATAATCTTTAGCCGGAGTTAAGTTACTATAAATAAAGCCAATGGGATTGTTGATTTCATGAGCTACCCCCGCCACCAATTGCCCTAAGCCTGTCATGGTTTCATTTTGAATTAACTGAGCTTGGGTTTTCTTCAGTTGAGAGACGGTCTCATTCAGAGATTCCGCCTGTTTTTGTAAATCCTCCTGTTGCTGAGTAAGCTGTTGATTCGCCTCAAAGAGTTCTTGGGTTCGGTTGTGAACCCGCTTTTCCAAATCCTGTTTAGCCTGTTGTAGCTCTTGGTTTGCCTGACTTCGTTCAGCGAGAACGGCAATGAGTACCAACATGGTAATTGAAATAACCGCGATAAACGAATCTAGAAATAAGAGCGATCGGTTGAGATCATCGCGAACAAAGACACTTTTTTCTTGAACTGTCCCAATCACGGCCAGCGAAATGGTAATGACAATCACTGTGGTGGTGATGTGAGTTGGAAAGCGAAAGACTGCCCAAACCAAGAGGGGAATTACGAGATACTCAATGGGATAGCCTCGAAAAAACGCCAATTGTATAACGATTATGGATAAGGCCAGCCAAGAGGCAATCTCTAAAACTTCCCATTTTCCTTGTCGTTTGAGCCGCAATGAATCGCCATTTTTCCAGCGGTAATAGAGGCTTAAAATCCAAGGGGTATAGACAATGACACCCGTTGCATTAGCAATCCACCAGGTGAGAAAGACATAGCCCAACTCTGATGTGGTAATCCAATTGGCAAGCCGCAGAGCGGTTACCCCAAAAGTAGCACTAATCAGTTGACACAGAAGGGCCCCGATGCCAATAAAGATAAAGACATGAGTAGTTTTGTGAAAGGGATAGCGACTGGGGATGAAGGTTTGCAGTAACTTAACGCCAATCAGGGGGGTTAACGTATTCCCCACGGCCGTTGTGGCCCCAATAGCGAGGCTAGCGGGGTTAGGGTCAAGAATCAGATAGGTACTAAACGCTCCCAGAAACACTCCCGGCCAAACTCGCAACCCCCACAGGAGCATCACCGCCAGACTTAATCCCGCTGGAACCCAGACGGTGGCCACATCTCCGGGTAGAACGGCCAATCGCATCCCCACTAAGGCCACTAGATGATAGATGACGGCGATCGCGATAATTCTACAGAGGGGTTTCCAGGCTCGGAACGTCTTGAGAGGGGTTGACATATACAACTTCGCGACGAGGTTGGAACAGAGGATAGGGACACACGCAAGGTAACGCAAGGTTCTGTCATCGATACTGAACCAGGTCATATCGGTAGCCATTGACAGACTGAAATTGCTCCCGAGGAATCGGAATCGTCGTCAGGTTTGGCCTCTCCAAATCACCCACCTGGGGAGCATGGAAATTGACATACCAAACATCAAAGGGAGGTGAGAGCGTCGCCAGTTCCTGGGCTAACACATCTGTGGGATAGTGCTGTTCATCGGGATGAGCCAGCGCAACAGCGAGGGGTGGGGAGAAGTTTAACCGCCGCAACTCCCAGGCGATCGCCTGTAACCGTCCCGTCTGTCCATGATGCTTATGGGTGGTGGCGAGAACCACGGGAACATCTGAGGTGTTCTGAATCATCTCCGCCAGGCGATCGCCGCGATGATTTTGTAAGTAACTCAGATTTGTCACCACGCTCAGACTTCCCACCAAAGCAACCAGTCCCAAGCTGAACACCTGCTTCGGTTGCCGCTGCCACGCCGATTCTAACATCGCCGCCATGAGGAGTAGCACCACAGGCAAAAGGGGAAAAAAGAAGCGAGGCGCGAGGGTTAAATCATTACCCGTACTGTAGGTGAGTCCTAACAGTAATAGCAATCCCGTGATAAACACCTCCCAGTAAATCCTAACCTGAGGGCGAGTTTTTCCTCGATAACGACAGAGCAAATAGCCCAAAGCCCCCAACGCCAAGAGTAAGCCAGCCGCCCCTAGAACTAAGCCCCAAAGCGGTAGCACAAACACATCCAACGGAGCCATCAAAACCATGGAAATCAGCCATAACAGGGTTCGCCCCAAGGAGTCGAGAACCCCCAACTGGCCATCGGTTACCCAATCCGTTAAATCACTGTCCACAAAGCGACCCCAGACGGGAAGCCACACCAACCCGGTGGCCGCCGTTCCCAACGCCGCCACGGCTACCCCCCGCCAAGGTTTCGCCGTTCTGGGAACTCGTCCCTGGAGCCAATGGTTCCCCAAAACCAAGCCTTGCATGAGAGGAACCAAGCCAAAAAAGTAATGCACCGCAATCCCCAAGCCATTCACCAGAATCCAAAGACTCGTCCAACCCCACATCCATCGCCGAGCTGGGGAATTAGGGTCAACGAGAGCATCGAGGGCTAGGGTAAAGCCATAAAAGGAGGCGATCGCCAGTAAAATCGCCAGGGTATAATGGCGAGCTTCCTGAGCTAAAAAGACCCCCAGGGGCGATAGGGCCATCAACGCCGCCGCCAGGTGAGCGACGGTGACTGAGCCAAACGCCCGTTTCCCTAAGCCATACATCGCCGGAATCGTCAGGGCCCCCCAGAGGGCGGAGAAGGCGCGACTGGCCCAGAGTAACCGCTCGGGAGAAGCCCCCATGAACGGTTGTAGCCAGAGATGAGTGAGAAAGAAATACAACGGTGGATGAGTACTTTCAGCCATTAAATGCTGCCAAACCTGCCCTAAACCCGCCCCAGGAGAAGGCTGCAACGGCTCTAGCAACGGCTCGGGAGCGATTAATTGATTTAGGGGAACCTCCAGAAAGCTATTCCCCAAACTAAACGCCAGGGTGGCACATTCATCAGTCCAGGGGGGCAAGGTTCCTAAGCCCATCAGGCGTATCCCCAACCCCAGGAGGAACCAGGCACAAAGTTTTATGAACACGGTGTTCGCTCGCTCATCTGCTCTCGGGTGACGGCTTCCACTCTAGCGGAGGTGGGGTGCTGTCGCTGATAGAGCCAGACGGTGATTCCATTCTCTAATTCAAAAGACTCGGGGAGACGGCGGAAATCTTGGGCGATCGCACAATGATGGGAAAATGCCCGAGATAGATACTCAAGTTGCGTCTGAGAGCGCGATCGCACCACCTGTTCTTCCTCCAAGCCAATCACCTGAGCGGGTGTTGCTACTACTACCACATCCGCCATCAGAACCATCTCTAACGGGGATACCCCCCCATCAAAAATGGCCACGGGGAGCAGGGTTAAGGGGGGAGCGTCGCGAAACTGTTGAAACTGCTCCGAGTTAAACATGGAGGTATTGAGGTGATTGGAGGCGGCTAAGAGGGCAATCTGTTGCTGCTGCTGACTCAAATCTTGCAAACGCCCCAGCAATTGGTGTAACACCTGGTGATCCTGACGCATTAAGGGAGCATAGGAGCGAGCAAACAGGCCTCCCGCTGAGGGGTTCGCCGCTGAGAGTCCTAAGCCTAGGGAGAGATTGACTGTTAAATACACTCCCAACAGAACCATTCCCCAACGCCATCGCCGTTGCAATTCATCGAGGAGGGCCAAGAGAGCCAAGACGAGCCAGGGGGTTAGATGCAGGGTGTAGTGAACATTGCCATATCGCAGTTTAACGAGCAAAATCCCCACACAGAGAAGGCTGGCCCATCCCACAAACCGCCAACGTCGAGAGGACCAGCGTTGACTTAGGAGCCATCCCAGCAGAGCCAATCCCCAAACCCCCCAACCATAGGCAACTCCAGTTCGCCCCACCATGACCCCCAGAGGAAGCTGCCAACGTTCATAGCGGCTACTGAAATCGGTCGTTAAGGCACTTTGGGTAAAGTCTGGGGCGATCGCCAGCATCAACAGCAACGCCACCGCTCCCACCATGGCCAATCGCAGCCACACTCGCAACATGGGCCGCCAGGCCTTGGCTTCTAGAGACCCCTGGGAGAGGGCAGCGGCGAGTAAGATGCTAAGGGCGGGATAGGCGAAATGGCGACGAAACAAAATCGCCAGTCCGATGAGACCCCCCATGCCGACAATCGACCCCCAGCGATGTAAACGGGGGTCTCGCAGATACAACCAGCTTGCCCAAACGAGGAGGGTGGCTCCCCCAAGATCAGGGTAGCCTCGTAAGAATGGAACCCAGGTCATGGGGATGAGGAGGGCCAAGAAACTGGCGAACCAAAATCGCGATCGCCGCCCCCAGCGTTCCAGATAAGGAAAGGGCAGTTCTTGGGCGATCGCCCCCAATCCCAGACAAAAAGGCACTAAATAGACAAGAGCCAAGCCTAAACTATAGGCAATACGGCTATTCTGTCCCAGCCAAAGAAAGGGCAAAATTGGCAGGGTATGCAGGGCATTTTTTTGTTGACCCAAACTAAGCCGAATAAACTCCCACCCCTCCCCAGCAGAGTCACGAAAGGCATCGGCGACCAAAATGGCATAGTTCTGATAGTCAGCATAATCCCAACTATAAAAGCCCGTTTCCTGACTCACATAGCCAACGCTCACACCAACAATTACTGCCAGCAATATCCCATAGGCGATGCCATCAAAAACCCTCAATTTCATGGGCGTAGTAATAAGATGCCGGACTGAACTAAGCCGACAAAAATACCTAGAAGTCCTCCTAGATTGACAATCGCTTGCAGCTCACTTTTAACAATTCCCTCAACCGCCATTTCCAAATTTTCAGGAGACGTCGCATTGACCCGATCCACAATCACTTTATCGATGGATAAAATCGGAATCGCTTGAGCGACAATCTTTTCTAGATCTTCTTCTAAATAGCGATCTAGCACCAAGGCCAACTCGTAGCTAATGGGTTCTAAGGACTCATTCACCGCCGAGGATGACTGGAGACGAGTGATGGCGATTTGGGCAACATTTTCAAAGTCAACGGAGCTACTTAAACTCTCGAATAAGGGTCTTCCTTCGGTTTTAATATATTTGCGAACACTCTCTTTTAGGGTTTTTCGCAATTGTCGCACGGTGGAGACGGGAAGATTTTGCA contains these protein-coding regions:
- a CDS encoding MASE1 domain-containing protein, producing MSTPLKTFRAWKPLCRIIAIAVIYHLVALVGMRLAVLPGDVATVWVPAGLSLAVMLLWGLRVWPGVFLGAFSTYLILDPNPASLAIGATTAVGNTLTPLIGVKLLQTFIPSRYPFHKTTHVFIFIGIGALLCQLISATFGVTALRLANWITTSELGYVFLTWWIANATGVIVYTPWILSLYYRWKNGDSLRLKRQGKWEVLEIASWLALSIIVIQLAFFRGYPIEYLVIPLLVWAVFRFPTHITTTVIVITISLAVIGTVQEKSVFVRDDLNRSLLFLDSFIAVISITMLVLIAVLAERSQANQELQQAKQDLEKRVHNRTQELFEANQQLTQQQEDLQKQAESLNETVSQLKKTQAQLIQNETMTGLGQLVAGVAHEINNPIGFIYSNLTPAKDYFEDILELLDLYESKFPADDPDILELKEEIDFEFIPQDFMNLITSMRLGSERIHKIVLSLRNFSRLDEAELKSVDIHQGLDSTLLVLQHRLQGETDYPPIQVVKQYGNLPKIECFALYINQVFMNLLSNAIEGIIARQTQEDNAPTEQITIQTKRFSESIIQILIADNGIGIKPHYKSRIFEPFFTTKDVGKGTGLGLYNSYETIVIKHGGSLVCESIPNQKTIFEITLPIRSPIT
- a CDS encoding glycosyltransferase family 39 protein; protein product: MFIKLCAWFLLGLGIRLMGLGTLPPWTDECATLAFSLGNSFLEVPLNQLIAPEPLLEPLQPSPGAGLGQVWQHLMAESTHPPLYFFLTHLWLQPFMGASPERLLWASRAFSALWGALTIPAMYGLGKRAFGSVTVAHLAAALMALSPLGVFLAQEARHYTLAILLAIASFYGFTLALDALVDPNSPARRWMWGWTSLWILVNGLGIAVHYFFGLVPLMQGLVLGNHWLQGRVPRTAKPWRGVAVAALGTAATGLVWLPVWGRFVDSDLTDWVTDGQLGVLDSLGRTLLWLISMVLMAPLDVFVLPLWGLVLGAAGLLLALGALGYLLCRYRGKTRPQVRIYWEVFITGLLLLLGLTYSTGNDLTLAPRFFFPLLPVVLLLMAAMLESAWQRQPKQVFSLGLVALVGSLSVVTNLSYLQNHRGDRLAEMIQNTSDVPVVLATTHKHHGQTGRLQAIAWELRRLNFSPPLAVALAHPDEQHYPTDVLAQELATLSPPFDVWYVNFHAPQVGDLERPNLTTIPIPREQFQSVNGYRYDLVQYR
- a CDS encoding phosphoglycerate mutase family protein; translation: MTSNSSLNNQTAQTIWIARHGHRYDFQYPEWFETAPRRYDPPLSEQGLQQAQELAQRLEREYDQGSSRLTIVSSPFRRCVTTANAVAERLGTGIYLDWGIGEWLNPDWMTEMPEIASPEELQGEFPRLDLSYRSRSQPQYPEVSQEDCWRRSGETARELARQTSGDLLFLGHGATVLGMTQGLLGHPVDMETACCCLVKLTRDGGDWRLELKGDTSHLSETETQIRLN
- a CDS encoding glucokinase yields the protein MSIVLAGDIGGTKTILRLVEVTAHLNHPRLNVLHEQTYPSQDYPDLVPIAAGFLKEAEYSGPVQRACFGIAGPVVNNSSQLTNLSWSLEGTRLAQELEIESVTLINDFAAIGYGVLGLEEADLHRLQEVNPAQKQRIDAPLAVLGAGTGLGECFLISCGTQTYVGATEGGHSDFAPRTALEFELLDYLKSSQGLGRVSVERVVSGQGIVSIYEFLCDRHFADHANCRQMLAAETPAAAISEAALEESDEISQKTMEMFVSAYGAEAGNLALKLLPYRGLYIAGGIAAKILPLLHRNETFMRAYLDKGRVSPLLKEIPVEVVLEPKVGLIGAAICADMNA
- the pyrF gene encoding orotidine-5'-phosphate decarboxylase → MTAAERIIVPLDVPDLERAIAQLDRLPDVQFWKVGLELFISEGPPILELLKTRGKRIFLDLKLHDIPNTMAGACRSAARYGVDLLTVHATAGRPALQAAQQALRDGAEAAHQPLANAIAVTLLTSLNARELAFDLQVPIELPEYALKMALLAQESGLAGAVCSPQEAQQLRQICGPDFLLICPGVRPSWAASGDQQRVMTPKQALDAGASYLVIGRPITLAENPAAAFERICGEL